The following DNA comes from Anopheles coustani chromosome 2, idAnoCousDA_361_x.2, whole genome shotgun sequence.
AACCATTGAGCTTTTGCGTGCTGCTGTTTGCTGGCGCGGATGGTGCCCTCAGGCAATAGGAAGGCGACCCTGCACCATTTTGTGAGGTACAAGCGCTCCCCTCCTTGTCTTACTTGCCTCTCGGCACAATAAGGTGCATTATTTAAATGCAACACAGCCCGCCTCTCGATGGATGGAGCGTTGTGTTTTCAGTCAATGTCAACGGTAAACGATCGCAACCTTGATTGGTTTGAAGTACAATTTCCAATGTCAGCCTATCCCCGATGCACCCGACGCAAATGCAACCAATACGATGAACCCTTTTTCATTGGTCCTCATCGGTACTATGAATGCACGTGTATATTTGAGGACTTTTTTCCTTATATAGTGGATTTTTGACACTTTTTAAATATAGGTTGTTTGTTCGACAACAATACGCTTGATCGAATCTCTTATGCAACGTTCGGGCTCGATGCTCCTGCGGGTATCAAATGTTGTAGTCATTAACAAAATATCCACGGTGtcagttaaaaatatttagacCGGATCTAAATTTTTCACGACCCCGAAATGACACTCCTCGAaatatcaatttttcaaacgtgGACAGTTTTGATGGTTCAGGTTGTTATTTTGGAGTTCTGTTTATTTAatactagaatacattgctttagaatcttgcccgaatgcttttttgAGTGGTCAATCTTTTTTCGAGAAGCAAAGCCGTTTTTGAGATTAAACGATGATTGCGTAGCGGTCAAAATTACCGCTATTTGGATTTCAGTAGATAAATTTATAGATACTATAATCAATCATAAATCCCGCTTTGCTGTCCTATATTTTATAAAGCCACTCTAGATTTAATTCATCATATTATCATCGTAAAAGCGTTACTTGTAATGGAAAATTAGGTTACCTGACCAGCGTTTTCTTTATTCCGTCTTTATTCGATACGCAtctttgatataaaatatccaATAAACACATCAATTTCAAATTCGACATTCACGATTATGGTGTTGAGAGCTTGGTATGGCATAAAGAGTTGTTTTTTAGCCATCTTCACATCTTTACATAGATCCTTATCTAACAAAAATTTGATGATGTTATTATACAAATGCTATGCGAACGAagctaaattattttttggttTCCGTTCAAGCTATCCGTGAGACATGTGTGAATCTCCACCCGAATCCATGGTATTTTCGATATCGAACACGTACATATCGATCAGTTTGGCTACTATAAGCATTCCCAACGCGAACGCCAGTACGCAGATGAAAAAGTTCCTTATACCTTTCGCAAACTGTTCTCGAGCTCGCTCGCGAAGCcttagtttttccttctccatcTTGTAGATCTGCGTAATCTCGTCGTGGTTAAGCCTGGCTGCCGCGTTGCAGTCGCAGCTATGAGCCTCGGCGCCCAACTGGTGCGTCAAGTTGAAGGCAAAATGCTGCTTCAGCTTGGCGATCAAATCCACTGGAGGCACGAAGTGATCGTAGACCTCGGCTCGCACCAGAAACAGCAGCCCGATCAGCGCACGGTTCTTTAGCTGTTGGCATCCAGCGAACACGACGTACTGATAGCAGTCGCTAGCCACAACCTGCACCTCGGCAAAGGGGCGATACTTCTTGTAGATAAACCTGTGCCGATACACTTGCCGGTAACGTCGGCGGCCGTAGTTGGTCGTGTACAGTGTCAGTTTGAACATGTCCCCATAGGTCGGACAATTATACCGGAGCCGGATCAATCCACGGGTCGTTTCACTGAACAGTCGCAGACACCGAGGTGATTGCGTTAAACCGAGTGGTATGTGGAAAATGGACATGTAGTCCGGATGGGGATTGCTATGCGCATAGATGTACCACGTGGCGATGCTGAAAAAGTCACGATTGACGCTAATTGCGGGAAAGTGCGGGTGCACCGGGCTGCagctttcattttccacctggTAAGCCTGCATGGGTCTGATAAGAGTCGCAAACAGTGCAGTGACGATTGCAGCTAGGTGCATTGCGGCTATGGAAAATTAGAGCAGAAAATGGCATTCGAATCGTTCCATTTGTTATGAGTTGTAGGAAGCATACCTTGCAATAGTTGCTTGATGGAAGTTCACTTCACATAATACTGCGAATTGAAATGTGTACATCTTTCCATTACTTTAATAAGCATAATAGAgttcttttgtttcttatCGAATGCACACTCAAGTCTTCTCTAGCCAGGAGCTCGCTGTGCTGGTAagactatttttaaaatgatatcGATATCCACCGATCCGACCTCCAAAATGATCCTTCCATCATGTCGTGTAATACTGTTGActtacaaattaaaatatcattaGGACTCCCCGAAATTTCCTCCTGTTGGCCTTTGTTGGAACATGCGCTAAGGAAAGTTTTATTTGCGGCGGGCTGTATCGAATTTCACAATACATATATCAGCGTCAGAGCTAAGCCCTTTGCCCTGGCAAAGACTGTGCAGTGTTAGGCAGTTCTCGGAAAACTCCACCGAGACAACAGCCTTTTTTTGGAAGCAAAGAAAACTCATAGACTCCATAAAGCTTGCAATAAGATGACATGTTACTCGTGTTTGTCCAGATCATTTGGATTGTCCCTTACTCCGCTGGTGGTGGGTGGTCGTAAAGCGTGTGTCGTTTGAGTAATGCTTATAGTTTACCTGCTCCACGTAAACTGTGCTTGCCAATTGTGCATATTCTGCAGACCGAACTACCAAACGACACATCGATACCCTAAAACTATGGTGCGCATCAATAACCCTTTCCCCAATCGGTTTGGCagtgttttttcgttgttaAGCATGAAAGAAAAGGTCCCACGGGGTGTGCAAATGTCGCGCGTTCCCCGTGAGATGTTTGAGGGCACGCGATTTTATCGATACACACCGGGCGGCAACATAAATAGCACCGATTGACGATGAATTGATGATGTTTCGCTTGTACCGATCATAAATTTGTGCGAACCGTTCGATCTGAAGAAAAGCTGGTTTCTTGTGGTGCTCAAAAAATCTCTCGGAACCATTCGAACGTCGAAACCTTAACGTTGTTGACTGCGAAGTATCATTTAATAGGGTTCAATGGTACATAATTTACGCCtaaaaaagaatagaaaataaaacactcccAGGTGACACTCCGGTTGGCTCAAAGTAAACCGGAACGCTTATACTGGAGCTTCTGATGATCGTagggaaatatttatttcataagaaaatcaacaaatccaACTACGATCAACCCGTTCGTGGGgagaaatttggtttgacaaaCGTTACCTGCATTGTCGCTAATCTACTGACAGGCAGAGTTATGTACTCtgcagagtttttttttctatggaCCGGCATTGTCATGATCACGTGACGATGCCCTAAATCGCATGTGGCTGCACAGCAGCTCATAGACTGCAATGGCGGGTTTAGTATTTTATTTACCCTCCATGTTACCGTTACTAATCAATTTGTAGCAATAAAACTGGGCCAAACCTTTAGCATCATTTTTTCTACgctatgaagaaaaagaatataTTACCAACTATAAACCACGTCGGTTGCTCATCGTCGTGCTGACGGTAAAGCAAAAGATGCAGAAGAagacagaaaaatgaaacaaacgaatcgaaacgcaacctaaaaataaaaataataaaatgctGCATGAAAGGGAAACAAATGAGACCAACTATACAGCTTGTACCATCGGCCTGTTGGGACGAAGCGACGCGAAAGTTTTAACAGTAAGTGGGAAAATAATTGCTGCATTTCCTTTGCAAGCGCTTGCGTCGTCTTCCGTTGACTTCCGTTTCTCTTTTCCGCCGGGGAGCTACGCGGCGGAAGTTCGTGTCCTCTTTGGCAGGGCCCACACACGACCCCAGAACGATTGCTGGTTACGCTGGAAGCGGCCAAAGATTGATCAATAACATCACCATATAaactaaatttcattttccaccgatccGCCACGGGGTGGGGGCCCTGAAAAGGTGTGCAAGTGTGTGGTCGACCAGGGAAAGATGTTTGTTAGCGTTAGCGTCGGTTGCCTACGAGccatttctttgcttttatgaTTCATTACAGCTGCGTAATGATACTATAATCAAGCACGTGAGTCACTGTGTGCTCCGGATGAGTTGGATGTAagctttctttccttccagAGGATAGTTTaacacgttttttttattgagttTCGCCACAATATCTTAGTAAAATCGTTAATGtccacttcttcttcttctcttcttgtCCTCCACGTGAGGacgtaaaagtatattttgtatttaatattataaaatatcttttctaaacatgaaaaattaacCCATATGAACTTTCGATACCAGGATTCCATGTTCACTTTTGAGGGCATGTTTAGACAATGAAAACTTGACAGATTAGATCATATTCGAGATTTTTTCTCTCTATAACTTTTCGTAAGCAAACATGTGCTCTTCTTTTGCAGGTGGTTTCGACGGAACCTCGAACGTTTTGGCTGGCAAACTGTTCAACATTCCAGTGAAGGGTACGCACGCCCACGCCTACATCACATCCTTCACCGGCATCGATGAGCTGAAGACGCGCGTCCTGCAGCATAAAGAAGATGGTAATATGCAAGAAGGGTTTGTCAAAGGTAACTTTAAATACTTTTTCCTGTTATTTGTCCCTGCTACTATCTTAGGCACCACCCGCGATATTCTTGAACTTGCCATGGAGCACCGGTCGAGTCTGGCCAGCGTGCTGGACGTGTCCACCGACGAGAGCAGCGAGGGCGAGCTGGCAGCGATGGTTTCGTTCGCGATCGCCTTCCCGGACGGGTTTATGGCACTAGTCGACACGTACGATGTCAAGAGGTATTCCGCTTCTAGGCTCTACTCTCTCGGATGATGtcattctgtttttattttcttttgtcgTTTCCTTGAAATTGTTGGTTTTCCCTGTTTTGACTCTATTGCCACTTGCGTTCTATTACTGTTTTATTGTTCTACTGTCCCTGtacatttacttttcttttacattCACTATTTGATTTCGTTGTTTTTAGATTCACTACAGTTATCATAAATAATGATTATAGTTTAcatgtgtttgcttttgttgTGACGCGCGAAAGATGCGCCCGTTTAGTTGTTGAAATGAATCGATATAGTTGTTCGAAGTAAATTAGCTCCTCCTGTAAGTAGAACGTACGAGTGCCAATCGTTTTGTCGAGGTCGAGATAGAACCAAGTAGTTAAACTTTGCATCAACCCAGGATGTAATACTCTTGTGATTTGTCTGACAGTGATTTCAATGGGATTTAGATTTTAGTAATTCCTCCTGACTCCTGACAAAGGCTACAATTTGAGGCGGCATAACGAACCATCCCGATCACAATCCTCGAAACGATCTATACATGATATCCAAAAAATCATCTATCATTGAATATACTGCTTTTCATACACGATTCTAACTTATCCCTGCTCGTGATGCCACCATCGGAACGCTAATTAATATTCCGTGTCGCATTAATTGATCAGTCGCTTGTGAACGTTGCTGATTTGGTGGACGGTTTCCTTCGATGTTGTTTTCGTGTCTTATTGTACATGTTTTGAAGCGTAGGACAACCCTTTGGATTTTTCTCATAAGGGCCAAAGTGAAAACCACCACCCACCCAATAGTCTAGCCTTTAGTGAGGTGCTTATAACCGACAACTCTCCATTACCGTTATTCTACTCCAGCGACAAGCTGGTCGGCACCCCTTCAAGCGAGCTGTGCGAGCCGCTTGACACGGTTGTTTGCGATCCTTTCTGCGTGGGTCGATTACACGAGACCAATGCCGATGGTGGTGGCGATGGAGATGATCTACATCCACTGTATATGGTGACCACACTGCCGGAAATACCAGAGGAAGAGTGCAACGGCTGTGGCaccgaagaggaggaggaacaACAGCAGGACGAGACAGAAGAACAAGCGGCCGAGGATGATCAGAAACAGGAGGACCCGGTCGACGAATTAAGTGATCAACCACCACCGTCCATAGTTGTGCAGGAAGAGCACAACGCTCAGGATGAAGGTATCGAAGAGGGCGAATGCACAACACTGGTCAAGGATAACAAGGATGAAAACGCAAACAGTGAGGACGTCGAAGATCAGAATGCAATTGCCGTCCCGGCCGAGGCAACTGAAGGGAGCGATGGCACCGAGGAACCACTGGCCGAACTCGAACCGATTGACGGCGATCTTCCCGAGGGCGTCGACGATGAACATACGCGGTGTGCAAACTGTGAAGCATTGAACACGATGATCCACCATCTCCGATCGGTTGGAAAGTCCTTCAGGTAATGAGGGTTTCGCAAGGAGCAGAAAGAAGGGATAGAGAggagaataacaaaaaaaaaaaacaaatcaaaagaagCGAAAGGCAAGGAATCCAATACATCTCGCCGGCTCCAAAAAAGCAATGAAGCGCGCCCTAGCAGAGCAAGAACCACTGTCATGACTCACGTGCGACCGGGGATCattgaaaacatacaaaatatGCCCGAAATCCTTTGGTCATGGCCTCCCGGAATCgtcatccattttgttttttgttctcaGCGTCATCCAAAACCCTCAAGCCCGCTTATGACATGTGTTGTCCATTTTAAAACCTTTGAATTACCTCTTAATTAACATTTGGAGTTATCAAAACTTTGTGGCGGTCTAAGCGAATCAGTGGCCCTACACCTAAGCATTGATCATTAACACCGAATCCACACTGAACGCATCAACAACACGAGCTGGACTCTAGTGCGTGTGTGAATGGAAATGCATGGAGCCTTTAACTGTCAGCTTTTGATAGCCTTGTTACGTGTTCTAGACTTGAAGTTTTTGGCCCAGTGGAGGACACattgatttttcttgttttttagttttggttttgtgttatgTGTTATAGAGATTTTGATAAtgatctgttttgttttttttaattaattcttGTTTTTTCGCTGACAAAATCCACTAATAGTCGAGTTTCTGTGTTTTAACATACACCTGTTAACACGTTTTCACTAATTAAAATCACACATGCATGCCACTTTCCCGTATTTGATCACGTTTCGGTGAGAGAAGATAAAAGATACACCTAGTTTTCATGAGCTCGATACACGAATTAGCTCGAATCAACGCAACACAAAACAGATATCTCCCACTTTAACTCATCAAATGTACCAGGTCGTTCAGACAGTGGTAAACTAGCGAACTGAATGGTGCTTGATCGCGAATCATTCGGAAGCATTGGCGTACACTGGATTTACTAGCCTTTTTCAGGTTGCTCTTCTAtgaatgtggaaaaaaaacttaaaggaCTTTCCAACGCGAGATTGAAAAGATCCGGCATATTAGTGTAGGAGAACCACACTGAAATTGGAAAACGTGATACACACACAAGCAGTTACGCAAGGAAAGCATTAGTGGCAGGGTAGTAAAGTTTGgaattttcgatttttctcCTTAGGAAACAAACGTTTTCTCCCATAGATTCTAAATCTTCCACTGAATCCACTGTCAGACAAAGCAAAAGTTCGACAAccttattattaatttatataTTCCAAATCGGTACtattgataaaatttattcGAATCTTTattgtcctcttccaccattcGGTGCAATTTGCCTATCGCCCTTCAATTCCTTTGCCTTGAAAAGTTTGTCTCGCAACAGTCTCACCTCTATCGTTATTTGTTTCGAAAAATCAACCCTAACTGATTGGTTACATCcttatttcctttcgttctgtATTCTTTACTTTACCGTTTTCCAACTCACAACCCGAATATGTATTCCTACAGTCCGAGAGAGCACTCTGCATGGCTTGTCCGAATTACCGTTGTTTGTTCCCGTGGTGGTCAGTAgagtatattttaaaatcaagCTTCAACTTCACGCTTGCTTTCCCATCGTTTCATTTATCTCTCGTAGCCTCCGTAAAAAGATTCGCAGACATCAGaatatgtaatttattttcttttaattatttttactcGAAGAAACTTCATCTAGGAATATATAAGAAAGGCcaatttattgttacaatAGTATACCACTTCAACGTTGTTCATGGCATATTTAGCGTAGataagtttgccttttcctatgattaaacaatttctttttctttttattacttgCATAATTTTGAAAACACACATATGTTAATTCATTACCACATACGCACACAAATCGATGCTTGGTTTACCTTCAGTCGAACTTGTTGGCTTGTGCAGCAGCTAGCGGTCATCAGTAGAATTGTTTCTCAGTTAGACCTGATCAGCTCTAGTCATTGTCACCTGGCGAGTCAGCGCTTTCTCACGAGGTTAGCAACCCCCAAGATTGTGTTGTGCACAATATTAGTAGCCGTCCGAGCATTGTTCGGAAGTTTATCTGTTGCGACCATTAGTGATGTCCGCCAGCATCGCAGAGATGAAATACATATTGAGTAGAAATAGATTCCTTTCATTCCAtatcttatttatttattggcattatcatcattatcatcatcatcatcatcatcatcatcatcatcatcatcaccatcattatCATTCCCATCAAATTCATTGTTGctaaattttccaaaatttaCTAATCAAATCCTAACCACACTTGTGCTAACGTTGCATATCCTTGTGGTACATATCATTCTGGTTCACCTGTTCGCTGGAAGCGCTTGTTGTTTCGTGTCAAactttgtatgtttttccCTGCTCTGTtgtgcagaagaaaaacaaggttTGCTTACGTCGATCGGAATGCAAAACAATACAATATGCAAATAAACTAATGAACCACCATCTAACGAAAGACTTTCAACACCGACTTTGGTACACCACCCTGTCGTGGTTGTCCAACTCGGTcggtatttttcttctctgtttGCTCTCTCGTTTTGCTTCCTCAGGAGTGGCCTGTTGAACTTCTGTGCAGTTGCGTTGGCCCTGAACGATCAAGGATACCGTGCGATCGGCATAAGGATCGATTCCGGTGATTTAGCCTACCTAAGCTGCCTGGCGCGGGAAACGTTTGAGCGGATTGCGGAGCGCTTCAAGCTGCCCTGGTTCAGCAAGCTGACGATTGTGGCCTCGAACGACATCAACGAGGACACCATACTGAGCCTGAACGAGCAGGGACACAAGATCGACTGTTTTGGCATTGGAACGCATCTCGGTATGGAGGAGATTGTGGTACACTTGGCGATGGGTTTGTGAACATAATAATAAGCCATCTCTTTTTCGTTCTAGTTACCTGCCAGCGACAACCCGCCCTTGGGTGCGTCTACAAGATGGTGGAGATCAACAACCAGCCACGGATCAAGCTGAGTCAGGACGTTGGCAAGGTCACGATGCCGGGCAGCAAGAATGTGTTCCGATTGTACGGGGCCGATGGACATGCGCTGATCGATTTGCTGCAGCGAGTCGACGAGAATCCGCCCGAGGTAGGTCAGAAGGTCCTGTGTCGCCATCCATTCCAGGAGTCAAAGCGTGCGTACGTCATTCCGACCAACGTCGAGCCATTGTATCGGGTGTACTGGACAGATGGGCGCGTGGCCCAAGTCCTACCCTCGCTGGAGGAAGTTCGCGAGCGAGTTCAGGCGTCTCTGAAAACACTGCGCCAGGATCACAAGCGTACGCTTAATCCAACCCCGTACAAGGTATCATTGCAACCACGGCCTTATCAAGTCGACGTGTAGAGGCTAAcagtgttttgtttctcttcctATGCTGTAGGTGGCCGTGAGCGATAATCTGTATAACTTTATTCACGAGCTTTGGCTGCAGAACGCTCCGATCGGTGAGCTCTCATGATAAGTCGGACGAGAAACGTGGTACTTTGGCAGCAGCAACTGGAGTGGATCTCCATCGATGTTAACCGAGGAATGTATGCTGATCGATGGCATTGGGGCGGTGTTGTTTGTTAGTTTtaacgtgttttattttactatttctTTTACAATTTGGATACCAAAATGAGATATTCCTACCGTCAAACGGGTATGGAATTCTTCGACTGGTTTGGCTCCTGATGCAACCATGGCTATGCCACGGTTTGCAGTTTCGTTTAACGATATTGAGATGCTGCAGAACAAGAAAGCCTGAACGTGTGCGTTTTGTTCGTGTGCCGTAGGATTTTGGTAACCGGCACCACAGTGAGATGGTGCCTGGTGCGGGATAAACTCTAACTCTAAAATGTTCGGAAGGTTGTTCCGTGTCTGTATGTAGGTGTGTTTGGACCGTAGTCGTTGGACGACAGAGCTATTGCGTAGTGTAGTGTAGAAGGAGCTAAAGACAAATAAGGTCTAATGGTTGTTACCCTTCCCTCTTTCAGGGTTACATATTTTCGTGGTTACCAAACCATAGATTTGAATGAAAGCTTATTTTTGTCCACCCATAGCATAAATACATATATACAggcattcctttttttcggttCGACTCGTAGAAAGCGATCGAAAGATTGTTGCACAGCTAAATGTTTTAACGTATCTCTTAAAGCACAGAACTTGATAAATCTCTCCATGGCAGATGATAAATGCAAATGAATGGCATACACTTGGTAGAAATTTGCAAGAATTTTACAATGAAACTTGGTTTGGTGAGCACATAGGAACAATTCCCAAATAAGTAGATCTGTAAATTCCTCTAAGAAAGGAATAAGCGTAGCGTGTTCTCTTGTAATATCACAATGTAAGACATAAAAGCTAGGAACATTCTCTAGTTTTTCCATTAGCATCTGTCTTCTGAAATGAATAGTTTCGTAAGCTAGACCTGAATGTCTTGTGATAATTATAGATTTGTTATCGCTCCGATTATGATTGAACTTTCCATTGGAAACGTAAGTGAGGATGCTTTGTGAGATTGTATTGTCTCGTTTGTTGTTAGTATGGAGGTTAGGAGCAACCATAAATAATACattttagaatatttaaattcttcGGAAACTAAAGCAAAGCGGTAGATTACGTTACGTAGACATGCAACAAGGCATGGCAAAAAATCACCGCAGCTAGAGCAAAACGTCACCGTGCCTTACAGATACAGGAGCACACACGAGTAGGAATTTCAATGTACTTTGCACTATAAACAGATAATTTGCGTTTATTGTTCGACAGGAACTGCTAGTGCACATCTTAAGAGAAACTACAACCTGTGTGTCGTTTAAAAAGTGTCAAGCAACCAGTTGACCAGATATACCACTGAATCGGCAGCGTATCCAAGTTGTGATAATAGATAGTACTCAACATTTCCGCTTACATGCTCAGTTAAAAATAAGCTTTCATACCATGTCTCCCGTCACGCACAGTTAGTCTAATATTCTATAATGACCTATTTTAATGGGTACCTTTCCTCTCTCAAACCGCATCTGACTCAACTAATAATGAAACACTTTACTCCTTACTGCACTGCACGATGCATTCCCGTAGGGCGAATGAAAGGACACACGTGGTAGAGTCCATCCCTCAAATAACGTACAACAACTTTACTCAAATGCAACACTCCAAACTTGGTTGGAACATATTTTGGATAACACTTTTCCCCCACGGAAGTTGGGTTCTTATTTGATACACCCAGTAAGAACGCAGCTGTGAAGCAGAATGCAGTAATCGTAACAGCCACACAATAATAGAAGGATCTTTAGAGTGCAATGTTAAATGCGTGCAGCATACCAGTAAATAAAGAAagtcaaataaaattgtttatgaCCAATGTGGAAAAACGTATAAGCTTacgaagttgtttaaaatgtgttgaGAATGTAtctaatataataaaaaaatgaataaataggTCATAACTAAACCATGCTTCAAATTTTAGTCATACCACCATGCGTATTTAACTGCCCGATCTACAGTGTTTATTCTTCTGTTTAAGTATTTGATGCtcaaaaactttaaatttaaactgaCATTTGAGAAAACTCAATCGTCGATTGTGTCGACATTGCAACGCAGTATTAATTTCTTCAAAACTGGAAACGATGGATAAGTCTTTACTTCCACAAAGCTGTTGGTCTGCAAaagacctttcgtttgaggggTCTGTCGTAAAAATCGGTTCACAGAATCAAAAGTTAAAGGCAAATTGGCTGTTTCGGCcatttttccatacaaaatcATTTCGCAAAAACTAAGTAGCCTGGAAAACCTAactattgttgaaattgtgtgtcttgagcagacctttcatttgaggggtcaatcgtgaaaatcggttcaaagaatcaaaagttattaacaattaGGCAATTTTTTGCCTAAATGGCTATTCGAAGTATTGTGTACCTTGTTCCGGTCGAACCGGTAGATTTCCGaagcttttcgaaaaaaaaactttctcaaaaactagaaaatataGAACGATCTATTGTTACACAAAGTTGCGTGTCTTGAgtagacctttcatttaatgggtcacatgtacaaatcggttcaGCAGTTGTAAAGTTATTAaccaatttattatttcagcataaaataccaaccaaggtttctgCACCTACTTCTcagaatttcataaactaagagCTACGGAAGAGTCTTTGTTGCACAGAGTTATCAGTCTTTAAAAGaactttcatttgaggggtctgtcGCTAAAATTGGCCAagccactaaaaagttattgagAAATTAGTTGCTTTAGCCATTATTTACAGTTgtgaccaaggtttttgaagcttgttgatgCCAGTTTGGCGCGAGTTTCGTTcgtagtggtgggtaaaccaaatctccaaatccgaatcccaatcgaagAAACAGTCGGAACAGTTTAAGTAGCGTACAGTCGGtatccgacttacgcggataatggggaccagggaaatccgcgtatctcgaatattgcttgacacatagctTATACTAGGAGTTACGAGATCGCgttcttgtgtacatgtacCATAGAATATAACAAAATTTACTTAGTCcgttaatatgaatgcaatgcagaCGCagtcgaataaaataaattgcaataaacgaaataaaaagcgttaagttatgcaaatgtgtaatttacatattaatTAGTGTGGTTGTACATGTCAGGAATTTACATCGATgttataaacccaatctaatgtcaaattttgaaaaccgcgtatctccgaatgcGCGTATGTCGAGTACCGCGTATGTCGGATATCTACTGTATACTATAGTGCTCCAACCTGTTTTGAAAGGCCTGGTACCAACGaatttgggggaaaggatagtggttgggggtccgcgacagccaagcggtagcgccggttagaaagtcggcccatgagcgccggggctcccctgtacgagaggactgactttccacgtacaacagggaaacaaatctcat
Coding sequences within:
- the LOC131267794 gene encoding nicotinate phosphoribosyltransferase isoform X3 — its product is MATMNRELSTDSAFAAGRNSWNRNYHNSVVQPLLTDLYQITMAYAYWKSGKIDDNAVFDLFFRTNPFQGEFTIFAGLEECLKFLDSFHYSETDIEYLKHALPQGIEDEFFEYLSQLTAKDVTLYAIEEGSVAFPRVPLIKVVGPLIIVQLLETTLLTLVNYASLMATNAARYRMVAGKHIHLLEFGLRRAQGPDGGLSASKYSYIGGFDGTSNVLAGKLFNIPVKGTHAHAYITSFTGIDELKTRVLQHKEDGTTRDILELAMEHRSSLASVLDVSTDESSEGELAAMVSFAIAFPDGFMALVDTSGLLNFCAVALALNDQGYRAIGIRIDSGDLAYLSCLARETFERIAERFKLPWFSKLTIVASNDINEDTILSLNEQGHKIDCFGIGTHLVTCQRQPALGCVYKMVEINNQPRIKLSQDVGKVTMPGSKNVFRLYGADGHALIDLLQRVDENPPEVGQKVLCRHPFQESKRAYVIPTNVEPLYRVYWTDGRVAQVLPSLEEVRERVQASLKTLRQDHKRTLNPTPYKVAVSDNLYNFIHELWLQNAPIGELS
- the LOC131267794 gene encoding nicotinate phosphoribosyltransferase isoform X1 is translated as MATMNRELSTDSAFAAGRNSWNRNYHNSVVQPLLTDLYQITMAYAYWKSGKIDDNAVFDLFFRTNPFQGEFTIFAGLEECLKFLDSFHYSETDIEYLKHALPQGIEDEFFEYLSQLTAKDVTLYAIEEGSVAFPRVPLIKVVGPLIIVQLLETTLLTLVNYASLMATNAARYRMVAGKHIHLLEFGLRRAQGPDGGLSASKYSYIGGFDGTSNVLAGKLFNIPVKGTHAHAYITSFTGIDELKTRVLQHKEDGTTRDILELAMEHRSSLASVLDVSTDESSEGELAAMVSFAIAFPDGFMALVDTYDVKSDKLVGTPSSELCEPLDTVVCDPFCVGRLHETNADGGGDGDDLHPLYMVTTLPEIPEEECNGCGTEEEEEQQQDETEEQAAEDDQKQEDPVDELSDQPPPSIVVQEEHNAQDEGIEEGECTTLVKDNKDENANSEDVEDQNAIAVPAEATEGSDGTEEPLAELEPIDGDLPEGVDDEHTRCANCEALNTMIHHLRSVGKSFRSGLLNFCAVALALNDQGYRAIGIRIDSGDLAYLSCLARETFERIAERFKLPWFSKLTIVASNDINEDTILSLNEQGHKIDCFGIGTHLVTCQRQPALGCVYKMVEINNQPRIKLSQDVGKVTMPGSKNVFRLYGADGHALIDLLQRVDENPPEVGQKVLCRHPFQESKRAYVIPTNVEPLYRVYWTDGRVAQVLPSLEEVRERVQASLKTLRQDHKRTLNPTPYKVAVSDNLYNFIHELWLQNAPIGELS